One genomic region from Natrinema caseinilyticum encodes:
- a CDS encoding extracellular solute-binding protein has translation MGRDTAGRNDRPRLGRRSFLKTASVSAAGGAVAVAGCLSRGRKPGTVVMTAASDIAGIMHSDGDSPSIQQALWDAGLDEDIRVEVQTVVSNSAQRMQTAQSALQAGRAPPDIHMMDSGWTVPFILREQTVNLTDRFPDDVLEYVNGNYLEAILETARHPQTGNLHALPLFPDLGFTLYRKDLIEDAGYDTSGWGTDPPRWKEFAEAVSDARDQAGLDYGFTTQAAAYEGLSCCTFNEVMTSWGGAYFGGANNLFTAGDRPITVDGDRIIDAIRMMRSFIEGEEQNTLEGYAQICPSAIVQWTEQQSLNPFAGGNAVSNRNWSYAIAATGTEAAFGENLGVMTRPYAVTRQEAEYADAGGTAAALGGWNLAVSPFSNRQEEALQVLEAFANEDVMLTVFELGGFLPPNLDLVAEADPSDVGPVARYADVVQSASENAIPRPATDLWPEQSALIFQAVNAAYRGAQAPEAAMNDLEQELEQSESEVQTNGN, from the coding sequence ATGGGTCGCGATACAGCCGGTCGAAACGATCGTCCGCGCCTCGGGCGCCGGTCGTTCCTGAAGACCGCATCAGTCTCCGCCGCGGGCGGGGCCGTTGCGGTCGCCGGTTGCTTGAGCCGGGGCCGCAAACCGGGAACGGTGGTGATGACCGCCGCCTCAGACATCGCCGGGATCATGCACAGTGACGGCGACAGCCCCTCGATTCAGCAGGCGCTGTGGGATGCCGGCCTCGACGAGGACATTCGCGTCGAGGTCCAGACCGTCGTCAGCAATTCCGCACAGCGGATGCAGACGGCTCAGTCGGCGCTGCAGGCCGGTCGCGCCCCACCAGACATCCACATGATGGATAGCGGGTGGACGGTCCCGTTCATTCTGCGCGAACAGACCGTCAATCTGACCGATCGCTTTCCGGACGACGTCCTCGAGTACGTCAACGGCAATTATCTCGAGGCAATCCTCGAGACGGCTCGACATCCACAGACCGGGAATCTCCACGCGCTGCCGCTGTTTCCGGACCTCGGATTCACCCTCTATCGAAAGGACCTGATCGAGGACGCTGGCTACGACACGAGCGGCTGGGGAACGGACCCGCCTCGGTGGAAGGAGTTCGCGGAAGCGGTCAGCGACGCGAGAGACCAGGCCGGCCTCGATTACGGGTTCACCACGCAAGCGGCCGCCTACGAGGGGCTGTCGTGCTGTACGTTCAACGAGGTGATGACGTCGTGGGGTGGCGCGTACTTCGGCGGCGCGAACAACCTCTTTACCGCCGGTGATCGACCGATCACCGTCGACGGTGACCGAATTATCGACGCGATTCGGATGATGCGCTCGTTCATCGAGGGAGAAGAGCAAAACACCCTCGAGGGCTACGCGCAGATCTGCCCGTCGGCCATCGTCCAGTGGACGGAACAGCAGTCGCTCAACCCCTTTGCCGGCGGGAACGCGGTCTCGAACCGAAACTGGTCGTACGCGATCGCAGCGACCGGAACGGAAGCGGCGTTCGGTGAGAACCTCGGCGTGATGACGAGGCCGTACGCAGTCACTCGGCAAGAAGCCGAGTACGCGGACGCCGGTGGCACCGCTGCGGCACTCGGCGGCTGGAACCTCGCCGTCAGTCCGTTTTCGAATCGCCAGGAGGAAGCGCTGCAGGTCCTCGAGGCGTTCGCTAACGAGGACGTGATGCTCACGGTGTTCGAACTCGGTGGCTTCCTCCCGCCGAACCTCGATCTGGTCGCGGAGGCCGATCCGAGCGACGTCGGTCCCGTCGCTCGGTACGCCGACGTCGTCCAATCGGCGAGCGAGAACGCGATCCCGCGTCCGGCGACGGATCTCTGGCCCGAACAGTCCGCACTGATCTTCCAGGCGGTCAACGCGGCCTATCGGGGCGCACAGGCTCCCGAAGCCGCGATGAACGACCTCGAGCAGGAACTCGAACAGAGCGAATCGGAGGTGCAAACGAATGGCAACTGA
- the trmB gene encoding HTH-type sugar sensing transcriptional regulator TrmB: MAPDELRSTVERVGDRFNLGEYEIDAYLTVLEQGQLTASEIADRTEIPQPRVYDTVRSLSDRGLVELRESRPMKVVAIDPAESFDDVQTSFEQMIQELEARYTAPARDTEAVSLVKSRSTILRYLEEVIDGAEFELALSLTPDLLTRFEAELRAAVESGVSIDLIVTPGTEAPDPSEFDYGEVASTARARRGITTPVLAVADGNYSVYATQDALRDDQDRYGVIFNRSALGFLISGFFGTVLWTTAERTLGEDDTARSYPRKYASIRRCVKDLIDEGGEFYATIEGRDVEIGGQRVVRGRIRDISFEISEEVASLTIETDDDEVSVGGRVAALEDVEAHEIHIGRNRPPTLEDD, encoded by the coding sequence ATGGCACCAGACGAACTTCGCTCGACCGTCGAGCGCGTCGGGGATCGGTTCAATCTCGGCGAATACGAGATCGACGCCTATCTCACCGTATTAGAACAGGGCCAACTCACGGCCAGTGAGATCGCTGACCGGACGGAAATTCCCCAGCCCCGCGTGTACGACACCGTTCGGAGCCTGAGCGATCGGGGTCTGGTCGAACTCCGGGAATCTCGCCCGATGAAGGTCGTGGCGATCGATCCCGCCGAGTCCTTCGACGACGTCCAGACCTCCTTCGAACAGATGATCCAGGAACTCGAGGCACGCTACACCGCCCCTGCACGCGATACGGAAGCCGTCTCCCTGGTCAAGTCTCGATCGACGATCCTTCGCTACCTCGAGGAGGTCATCGACGGTGCGGAGTTCGAGCTCGCGCTGTCGCTTACGCCCGACCTACTGACTCGATTCGAGGCGGAGTTGCGCGCGGCCGTCGAATCCGGCGTGAGCATCGACCTGATCGTGACGCCCGGCACCGAAGCGCCGGACCCGTCGGAGTTCGACTACGGCGAGGTTGCATCCACCGCACGTGCCCGACGTGGGATCACGACGCCCGTTCTCGCCGTCGCCGACGGCAACTACTCGGTGTACGCGACCCAGGATGCGTTGCGTGACGATCAGGACCGGTACGGCGTCATCTTCAACCGGTCAGCGTTGGGCTTTCTCATCTCCGGCTTTTTCGGTACCGTTCTCTGGACGACCGCCGAACGAACGCTCGGCGAAGACGATACCGCTCGCTCCTATCCCCGGAAATACGCCTCCATCCGCCGGTGCGTAAAGGATCTCATCGACGAAGGCGGCGAGTTCTATGCGACGATCGAGGGGAGAGACGTCGAAATCGGAGGCCAGCGCGTCGTCCGGGGACGAATCCGGGACATCTCCTTCGAAATCAGCGAAGAGGTCGCAAGCCTCACGATCGAAACGGACGACGACGAAGTTTCCGTTGGCGGTCGGGTCGCGGCCCTCGAGGACGTCGAGGCTCACGAGATCCACATCGGACGGAACAGGCCGCCTACGCTCGAGGACGACTGA
- a CDS encoding mechanosensitive ion channel family protein produces the protein MPRALQANESSMVDTIQARVPDSIPPEVVEIVLALLVLTTGWYLSKLVVRIAGRTVARRIERPSVTRSVLRGLRLAVLLWAGIVAAGIVGVGNTQILLSVTVISAVIAIVLAPIVGSLINGLYVLADRPYEIGDMIEVTDAGHRGFVEDITIRYTKIFTLQNSFIVIPNSEIHARDVINYSAEDERTRISISFDITYESDLEAARRAAERAARGVDEVISGGPDIRIGSARYAAAPTCVIREYGDHGIGLDVYFWMRHPYKEVVVRSAVQEAIVERFADLDVEFAYPHRHHVFDETSGVAQLAVDDSGFDRSVADAPAESAETGEDPGDR, from the coding sequence ATGCCCAGGGCCCTCCAGGCCAACGAGAGTTCGATGGTCGACACTATCCAGGCCCGGGTCCCTGACTCGATACCGCCGGAAGTAGTCGAAATCGTCCTCGCGCTTCTGGTTCTCACCACCGGTTGGTATCTCTCGAAACTGGTCGTTCGAATCGCCGGTCGCACGGTTGCGCGACGGATCGAGCGGCCGAGCGTCACGCGGTCCGTCCTGCGTGGTCTCCGGCTTGCCGTCCTCCTGTGGGCAGGTATCGTCGCGGCTGGCATCGTCGGGGTCGGAAACACGCAGATCCTCCTGTCGGTAACTGTTATCTCGGCCGTGATAGCGATCGTCCTCGCGCCAATAGTCGGCAGCCTGATCAACGGTCTCTACGTGCTGGCCGATCGGCCCTACGAGATCGGTGACATGATCGAAGTCACCGACGCCGGACACCGCGGTTTCGTCGAGGACATCACGATCCGGTATACCAAGATCTTCACCCTTCAGAATTCCTTTATCGTCATCCCCAACTCCGAGATACACGCACGCGACGTCATCAATTACTCCGCCGAAGACGAACGGACCCGGATATCGATCAGTTTCGATATAACTTACGAAAGCGACCTCGAGGCCGCGCGGCGCGCCGCAGAGCGGGCCGCCCGTGGCGTCGACGAGGTCATCTCCGGCGGCCCGGACATCCGAATCGGCAGCGCCCGGTACGCCGCCGCACCGACCTGCGTTATCCGGGAGTACGGTGATCACGGCATCGGCCTCGACGTGTACTTCTGGATGAGACATCCGTACAAAGAGGTCGTCGTCCGATCCGCGGTCCAGGAAGCGATCGTCGAGCGGTTCGCCGATCTCGACGTCGAATTCGCGTACCCGCACCGCCATCACGTCTTCGACGAGACCAGCGGGGTCGCGCAACTCGCCGTCGACGATTCCGGCTTCGACCGGTCGGTCGCGGACGCGCCAGCCGAGTCCGCCGAGACGGGCGAGGACCCGGGCGACCGATAA
- a CDS encoding universal stress protein, translating into MYDDILIPTDGSDTISETLAHGLPIAANNDATVHALYVVDSRITAAVDEETSTDLERTLEEEGRQAVSDVEERAVADGLETVGEVRTGTPAKTILEYADEQGIDLIVIGTRGKSPREKVTSLGSVSERVVDNASVPVFVVRNAGETE; encoded by the coding sequence ATGTACGACGACATTCTCATTCCCACCGACGGAAGCGACACGATTTCCGAGACGCTCGCTCACGGGTTGCCGATCGCCGCGAACAACGACGCGACGGTCCACGCGCTCTACGTAGTCGATAGTCGCATCACCGCCGCCGTCGACGAAGAGACCAGCACCGACCTCGAGCGCACGCTCGAGGAGGAAGGGCGACAGGCCGTTTCCGACGTCGAGGAGCGAGCGGTTGCCGACGGTCTCGAGACCGTCGGCGAGGTCCGTACGGGAACGCCAGCGAAGACGATCCTCGAGTACGCAGACGAGCAGGGGATCGATCTGATCGTAATCGGAACGCGGGGCAAAAGTCCTCGCGAGAAGGTAACCTCGCTGGGAAGCGTCTCGGAGCGGGTCGTCGACAACGCGTCGGTTCCGGTGTTCGTCGTCCGGAACGCGGGCGAAACCGAGTAG
- a CDS encoding universal stress protein produces MSLVVVPVRYPLTKHSRRTLEEAIEVARERDADLTILHVDLYQSGKKVTRIDLKNAVEGTFGRIENARYVVRTGFLVEESILDEVAAEGADAVVIGSKQASRLRRIFQRLTDNPDIDRYLRNHLDCEVITVESAHV; encoded by the coding sequence ATGTCGCTGGTCGTGGTTCCCGTTCGGTATCCGTTAACGAAACACTCTCGTCGAACGCTCGAGGAGGCAATCGAGGTTGCCCGCGAGCGAGATGCGGACCTAACGATACTGCACGTCGACCTCTACCAGAGCGGGAAAAAAGTGACGCGTATCGACCTGAAAAACGCCGTCGAGGGAACGTTCGGACGGATCGAAAACGCACGCTACGTCGTCCGGACCGGCTTTCTCGTCGAGGAGAGCATCCTCGACGAAGTCGCCGCGGAGGGTGCCGACGCCGTCGTCATCGGAAGCAAGCAGGCGAGTCGCCTGCGACGGATCTTCCAGCGCCTGACGGACAACCCCGATATCGACCGCTATTTGCGAAACCACCTCGACTGTGAGGTCATCACGGTCGAAAGCGCACACGTTTGA
- a CDS encoding DUF5816 domain-containing protein encodes MQTWSTEDGETVYISEMNGDKGSKGPFLVAYETPDFDRRYGWFCTNCESLDNAMDAMGRIKCNRCGNFRKPTEWDAAHE; translated from the coding sequence ATGCAAACCTGGTCGACCGAGGACGGTGAGACCGTCTATATCTCGGAAATGAACGGTGACAAAGGCTCGAAAGGGCCGTTTCTCGTCGCCTACGAAACCCCGGATTTCGACCGTCGCTACGGGTGGTTCTGTACGAACTGCGAGAGTCTCGATAACGCGATGGACGCGATGGGCCGGATCAAGTGCAACCGGTGTGGGAACTTTCGGAAACCGACCGAGTGGGACGCTGCCCACGAATAG
- a CDS encoding DUF7116 family protein translates to MRLVEQARSIFADLGYTVEGNGPEFRAERAWKVVHVNTVLESGNVPSSSSGQFHCFVAEPDDADDLEARLERSEPSYEWAIIVVDGEDYQVERAPPGPRISA, encoded by the coding sequence ATGCGACTCGTCGAACAGGCCAGGTCGATTTTCGCAGACCTGGGCTACACCGTCGAAGGCAACGGCCCCGAGTTTCGCGCTGAACGAGCATGGAAAGTCGTCCACGTCAATACTGTCCTCGAGTCGGGGAACGTCCCGTCGTCGTCATCGGGGCAGTTCCATTGTTTCGTCGCCGAACCCGACGATGCAGACGATCTCGAGGCTCGACTCGAGCGATCCGAACCGAGCTACGAGTGGGCGATCATCGTCGTCGATGGGGAAGACTATCAGGTCGAACGAGCCCCACCAGGACCGCGAATCTCGGCCTGA
- a CDS encoding pyridoxal-phosphate-dependent aminotransferase family protein produces MAQEPQAETARAPAVGELTPPDRTLMGPGPSDVNPRVLRAMSTPLVGHLDPSFIEIMNEVQDLLRYTFRTDNQWTIPVSGTGSAAMEAAIGNVVEPGDTMLVPTNGYFGGRMASMARRAGGTVVEVDAPWGEPLDPDDVADALAEHDPDVFGFVHAETSTGVLQPDVPELTAAAHDQDALVIADSVTSLGGVELRVDDWNIDVAYSGPQKCLSCPPGASPLTLSDEAMEKVLSRDEDPRSWYLDLSLLEGYWGDERAYHHTAPITNVYAIREALRLVAEEGIENRWNRHERLAGALKAGVEAMGLEMNAPEEYWLPSLNAVRVPDGIDDGDVCNQLLEQYDLEVAGGLGDLAGEIFRIGCMGHSARPENVIYVVTALGDVLESMGADVDPGAGVTATRRALEK; encoded by the coding sequence ATGGCTCAGGAACCGCAGGCCGAGACGGCTCGAGCGCCAGCTGTTGGTGAACTTACACCGCCTGATCGAACCCTTATGGGTCCAGGTCCGAGTGACGTCAACCCGCGCGTCCTCCGGGCGATGAGCACGCCGCTCGTCGGACACCTCGATCCCTCGTTTATCGAGATCATGAACGAGGTCCAGGACCTGTTGCGATACACGTTCCGAACGGACAACCAGTGGACGATTCCGGTCTCCGGGACCGGCTCGGCCGCCATGGAAGCCGCGATCGGAAACGTCGTCGAACCGGGAGATACGATGCTCGTCCCGACGAACGGCTACTTCGGCGGTCGAATGGCATCGATGGCTCGCCGGGCCGGTGGGACGGTGGTCGAAGTCGACGCACCCTGGGGCGAACCGCTGGATCCCGACGACGTGGCGGACGCGCTGGCCGAACACGACCCCGACGTGTTCGGATTCGTCCACGCCGAGACGAGTACGGGCGTCCTTCAACCCGACGTCCCCGAACTCACCGCCGCGGCCCACGACCAGGACGCGCTCGTAATCGCCGATAGCGTCACGTCGCTGGGCGGCGTCGAGCTCCGGGTCGACGACTGGAACATCGACGTCGCCTACTCGGGTCCACAGAAGTGTCTCTCCTGTCCGCCCGGTGCGAGTCCGCTCACCCTCTCGGACGAGGCGATGGAGAAAGTGCTCTCACGCGATGAGGACCCGCGGTCGTGGTACCTCGATCTCTCGCTGCTCGAGGGCTACTGGGGTGACGAACGAGCGTACCATCACACGGCGCCGATCACCAACGTCTACGCGATCCGGGAGGCGTTGCGGCTCGTCGCCGAAGAGGGAATCGAAAACCGCTGGAATCGCCACGAACGGCTCGCCGGCGCGTTGAAAGCCGGCGTCGAAGCCATGGGACTCGAGATGAACGCCCCCGAGGAGTACTGGCTGCCGAGTTTGAACGCCGTCCGCGTCCCCGACGGCATAGACGACGGGGACGTCTGCAACCAGCTACTCGAGCAGTACGATCTCGAGGTCGCGGGCGGCCTCGGCGACCTCGCCGGCGAAATTTTCAGAATCGGCTGTATGGGACACTCCGCGCGGCCGGAAAACGTCATCTACGTCGTGACGGCCCTCGGAGACGTCCTCGAGTCGATGGGAGCGGACGTCGATCCGGGTGCCGGCGTGACTGCGACGCGACGCGCGCTGGAAAAATAA
- a CDS encoding metal-dependent hydrolase has translation MFIGHALFAFAVAALVAQSRGWDRRPALLVGVVAGAFAAVPDIDVAYALVGLADAVTGSVGVPTAFWAASREVHRSVTHSLVVGAVAAPAFGLLAARDSSRTWLVRGAGSVLLGVLVAVAFVDSGPLAAFVMGLFAATGGLVAVGVARQTPLSASAIGVAALWGLWSHPWGDLVTGMPPDWFFPFGSSVLESRVVLHSDPTLHLLGAFAIELATIWLALIAVCRLTDRSIVSTVNRRAAVGAAYGVAALAVTPPTLEVSYHFVYSILGVGVLCGTVRGPPTPRIDRLRDRYVRRPSFDGTLEVLLTTMTAVTLALAAYATVYVFVVAPS, from the coding sequence GTGTTTATCGGTCACGCCCTCTTCGCGTTCGCCGTCGCCGCACTCGTCGCCCAGTCGCGCGGCTGGGATCGCCGTCCGGCGCTACTCGTCGGCGTCGTCGCGGGCGCGTTCGCCGCAGTCCCGGACATCGACGTCGCGTACGCGCTCGTCGGCCTCGCGGATGCCGTCACCGGTTCGGTCGGCGTTCCGACGGCGTTCTGGGCCGCGAGCCGAGAGGTTCACCGCTCGGTCACCCACTCGCTGGTCGTCGGCGCCGTCGCAGCGCCGGCGTTCGGCCTCCTCGCAGCCCGCGACTCGAGTCGCACCTGGCTCGTCCGTGGCGCCGGCAGTGTCCTCCTCGGCGTACTGGTCGCGGTCGCGTTCGTCGACAGCGGCCCGCTCGCCGCGTTCGTCATGGGACTGTTCGCTGCCACCGGCGGTCTCGTCGCCGTCGGGGTCGCCCGCCAGACCCCTCTCTCCGCGTCGGCCATCGGCGTCGCGGCGCTCTGGGGACTCTGGTCGCACCCCTGGGGAGATCTCGTCACCGGCATGCCGCCGGACTGGTTTTTTCCGTTCGGTTCGTCGGTCCTCGAGTCGCGGGTCGTCCTCCATAGCGACCCGACGCTGCATCTACTGGGCGCATTCGCCATCGAACTCGCCACGATCTGGCTCGCGCTGATCGCAGTCTGTCGACTGACGGATCGATCGATCGTGTCCACCGTCAACCGCCGAGCGGCCGTGGGTGCGGCCTACGGCGTCGCCGCGCTCGCAGTGACGCCGCCGACGCTCGAGGTCTCGTATCACTTCGTCTACTCAATCCTCGGTGTCGGCGTTCTCTGTGGAACCGTGCGAGGACCGCCGACGCCGAGGATCGACCGACTGCGTGACCGCTACGTTAGGCGACCCTCGTTCGATGGAACGCTCGAGGTCCTGCTCACCACGATGACGGCCGTAACGCTCGCGCTCGCCGCCTACGCTACCGTATACGTTTTCGTCGTCGCACCATCGTAG
- a CDS encoding dodecin, with product MVFKKIRLIGTSPDSFDAAADNAIDRAEETLEHVHWIEVDELGVEVASVDDREYQAEVTVAFQLEE from the coding sequence ATGGTATTCAAGAAGATCAGACTCATTGGCACCAGTCCCGATAGTTTCGACGCAGCGGCCGACAACGCGATCGACCGCGCGGAAGAGACACTCGAGCACGTCCACTGGATCGAGGTCGACGAACTCGGGGTCGAAGTCGCGAGCGTCGACGACCGAGAGTACCAGGCCGAAGTCACCGTCGCGTTCCAACTCGAGGAGTAA
- a CDS encoding HesB/IscA family protein has protein sequence MSTDSMDGGTAETRPEIEVTEDAADEALSLLESEGLDATEAGLRLFVQQGGCAGLSYGMRFDDAPDEDDTIYEHHELRVFVDPASLKYIEGSVLDYEDGLQAEGFHVENPNVVSECGCGESFRT, from the coding sequence ATGAGTACGGACAGTATGGACGGCGGGACGGCGGAGACGCGCCCGGAGATCGAAGTAACCGAAGACGCGGCAGATGAGGCCCTCTCGCTGCTCGAGAGCGAGGGCCTCGACGCGACGGAAGCCGGGCTTCGACTGTTCGTTCAGCAAGGCGGCTGTGCCGGCCTCTCCTACGGGATGCGATTCGACGACGCGCCGGACGAAGACGACACGATCTACGAACACCACGAACTGCGCGTGTTCGTCGATCCGGCGAGTCTGAAGTACATCGAAGGCAGCGTCCTCGACTACGAGGACGGCTTGCAAGCCGAAGGGTTCCACGTCGAAAACCCGAACGTCGTCAGCGAGTGCGGCTGCGGTGAGTCGTTCCGGACGTAG
- the hisD gene encoding histidinol dehydrogenase has protein sequence MTIDVQAIGDLGPGDRAAFFERDAGIEAVTDDVREIVDRVREEGDVAVREFTGEFDGVELGNLEITDHCERAVDGINEETRTAIETAAANVREFHEAQLPEDWQREFGPGRTLGRRFRPIERVGVYVPGGSAAYPSSAIMGIVPAVVAGVDHVAVVTPPAEDLNPVTLAAIHAAGADVVYSVGGAQAVAGLAYGTETIDRVRKIVGPGNKWVAAAKGVVRGDVEIDFLAGPSEVVVIADETAPPDLVAAELVAQAEHDPNASVVAVTDDETTANAVAAAVDDQASERERADVIREALANDASGVLHARSMSEAILFTEAYAPEHLSIIAADDESILERIDSAGSVFLGSNTPVAAGDYASGTNHVLPTNGGARVTGGLSVETFLRSTTVQRLSGDGLADLGETITTLADAEGLEAHAESVRIRLEDETNT, from the coding sequence ATGACAATCGACGTCCAGGCGATCGGGGACCTCGGGCCGGGAGACCGCGCGGCCTTCTTCGAGCGCGACGCCGGTATCGAAGCGGTCACGGACGACGTTCGAGAGATCGTCGATCGCGTTCGCGAGGAAGGCGACGTCGCCGTCCGCGAATTCACGGGCGAGTTCGACGGCGTCGAACTCGGCAATCTCGAGATCACCGACCACTGCGAGCGAGCCGTCGACGGGATCAACGAGGAGACGCGAACGGCGATCGAGACGGCTGCGGCGAACGTCCGCGAGTTTCACGAGGCCCAGCTTCCGGAAGACTGGCAGCGAGAATTCGGGCCGGGTCGGACGCTCGGTCGGCGGTTTCGGCCCATAGAGCGCGTTGGCGTGTACGTCCCCGGCGGCTCGGCGGCGTATCCCTCGAGCGCGATCATGGGCATCGTCCCGGCGGTCGTCGCGGGCGTCGACCACGTCGCGGTCGTCACGCCGCCGGCGGAAGATCTGAATCCCGTCACGTTAGCTGCGATCCACGCCGCGGGTGCGGACGTCGTCTACAGCGTCGGCGGTGCACAGGCCGTCGCGGGGCTCGCCTACGGGACGGAGACGATCGACCGCGTCCGGAAGATCGTCGGTCCGGGGAACAAGTGGGTGGCGGCGGCGAAAGGAGTGGTGCGCGGCGACGTGGAGATCGACTTCCTCGCGGGACCGAGCGAAGTCGTCGTGATCGCCGACGAGACGGCGCCGCCAGATCTGGTCGCGGCGGAACTGGTCGCGCAGGCCGAACACGATCCGAACGCGTCCGTTGTGGCCGTCACCGACGACGAGACGACCGCCAACGCCGTGGCCGCAGCCGTCGACGACCAGGCGAGCGAACGGGAACGCGCGGACGTCATTCGAGAGGCCCTCGCGAACGACGCGAGCGGCGTCCTCCACGCCCGGTCGATGAGCGAGGCGATCCTCTTTACGGAGGCGTACGCACCCGAACACCTCTCGATCATCGCGGCGGACGACGAGTCGATCCTCGAGCGGATCGACAGCGCGGGCAGCGTCTTCCTCGGGTCGAATACTCCCGTCGCTGCCGGCGACTACGCGAGCGGTACCAATCACGTCCTTCCGACCAACGGCGGGGCGCGGGTGACCGGCGGCCTCTCGGTCGAAACGTTCCTCCGCTCGACGACGGTCCAGCGACTCTCGGGCGACGGTCTCGCAGACCTCGGAGAGACGATCACCACCCTGGCCGATGCGGAGGGGCTCGAAGCGCACGCCGAGAGCGTGCGAATCCGACTCGAGGACGAAACGAACACGTAG